In Altererythrobacter aquiaggeris, the genomic stretch TGTTTCACGCCTTGGGGCGCGAACCCAATATGGTCGAGCTTGGGATATTCTCTGTCATGTGGTCGGAGCATTGCAGCTATAAATCATCGCGCTTCCACCTGAAGAAACTGCCCACGCAGGCCCCTTGGGTAATTTGCGGTCCGGGCGAAAATGCCGGTGTTATCGATATCGGCGATAATCAGGCGGCGATCTTCAAGATGGAAAGCCACAACCACCCCTCCTACATCGAGCCTTACCAGGGCGCGGCGACGGGCGTTGGCGGCATATTGCGCGATGTGTTCACCATGGGCGCGCGGCCGGTCGCAAACCTCAACGCGTTGCGATTTGGCCGCCCCGATCACCCCAAGATGAAACATCTTGTAAAGGGCGTTGTCGCGGGTATCGGCGGATATGGCAATTGCGTGGGCGTGCCGACAGTGGGCGGCGAAACCAACTTCGACCCCGCCTATGACGGCAATATCCTCGTCAATGCGATGACCGTGGGCGTCGCGGATCAGGACAGGATTTTCTACAGCGCGGCGACCGGCGTGGGCAATCCCATCGTCTATGTCGGCAGCAAGACGGGCCGCGACGGAATTCATGGTGCGACCATGGCCAGCGCGGACTTCGGCGACGATATCGAGGAAAAGCGCCCCACAGTGCAGGTCGGGGATCCCTTCGTCGAAAAACTGCTGATCGAAGCCTGTCTGGAATTGATGGCAACCGATGCCATCGTGGCGATCCAGGATATGGGCGCAGCGGGGCTGACCTCCTCCAGCGTCGAAATGGCGACCAATGGCAAGACCGGCATCCGGCTGGACATGAGCGCGGTCCCCTGCCGCGAAGAGGGCATGACGCCGTATGAAATGATGCTGTCCGAAAGCCAGGAGCGGATGCTCATGGTGCTGAAACCCGGCAAGGAAGCCATGGCCGAGGCGATCTTCACCAAGTGGGAGCTGGATTTCGCGGTGATCGGCGAAGTCACCGATACGCAGCGGATGGAGCTGATCTTCGAAGGCGAGACGGTATGCGACATTCCATTGGGGCCACTGGCCGGCGATGCACCCGAATATGAGCGGCCTTATGTGTCCAAAGAGGAATATAAGGTGTGGGCGAAGGTCAAACCGCTGGGCGATATTCCCGAAAGCACCGACATTGGCGCGGATTTGCTCAAGATGATGGCCAGCCCTGCGCTCGCCAGCAGGCGGTGGATCTGGGAGCAATATGACAGCCAGGTCGGCGCGGATACGCTGCAAACCGGCGGCGACGCGGCCGTGGTGCGTGTGCATGGCACACCAAAGGCGCTGGCGATGACCACCGATTGCACCCCGCGCTATTGCTATGCCGATCCCTATGAAGGCGGCAAGCAGGCGGTGGCAGAGGCGTATCGGAACCTGTGTGCAGTCGGCGCAAGGCCGCTGGCGATCACCAATTGCCTCAACTTCGGCAACCCGCAGCGCCCTGAAATCATGGCGCAATTCGTCGGTTGTCTTGAAGGAATGGGCGAAGCCTGCCGCGCGCTCGATTTCCCGATCGTAAGCGGAAACGTGTCGCTGTATAACGAAAGCAAGGCCACCGGCGGCGGTAGCGCGATTTTGCCGACACCCGCGATTGGCGGGGTCGGAATTCTGGAGGATTACTCCAAAATGGCCCGCACCGGATTTGCTGCGCCCGATCTGCAAATCCTGCTGATTGGCGACGGCACGCACGATCTGGGCCAATCGCTCTGGTTGAAGGAACTGCACGGTATCCAGGCGGGCGATCCGCCGCAGGTCAATCTTTCGCGCGAACGCGCCGCGGGCGAACTGGTGCGCCAGTTGATCGACAGCGCGCTGATCTGGTCGGTGCACGATGTGTCCGATGGCGGGGTGGCGGTGGCCTGTGCCGAAATGGCGCTGGCGGGCGGCATCGGGTGCAAACTGGATTCGATCTACGATGTCGCTGCCGAATGGTTCAATGAAATCCAGGGGGTTTATATCGTCACTTCGATGAACGGCGCGCAGGTTGCGGCAGAGGCCCACCGTAAGGGACTATATTGCACCGCGCTGGGCTATACCGGCGGCGATGCCATCGTTTTCGAAGGTCCGTTCTCCGCCAGTGCTGTCCCGCTCGCCGACCTCCGCGAGGCCAGCGACAGCTTCTTCCGCGACTGGATGGCTACGTGAGCGAAGGCTTCCAGCCCTACCCCAAACTGCCCGAACTCTCGGACGAAGAGCGAATTGCCCGCGCCAAGGCTGCATTCGAGCGGCTGAAAATGCGCCGCTCGTGCCGCGAGTTTACCGACGCGCCGGTGCCGCGTGAAATTATTGAAAACGCTATCCGCGCCGCCGGTACCGCGCCCAATGGCGCCAACCATCAGCCATGGCATTTCGCGGTGATTGGTTCAGCGGATAAAAAACGCGCGATCCGCGAGGCGGCGGAGGCGGAGGAGCGCAGGTTCTACGGCGTGGACGGAAATGATCCCAAAGCAAGC encodes the following:
- the purL gene encoding phosphoribosylformylglycinamidine synthase subunit PurL translates to MSDSAKQITPEVVEQHGFNEEEYQRVFHALGREPNMVELGIFSVMWSEHCSYKSSRFHLKKLPTQAPWVICGPGENAGVIDIGDNQAAIFKMESHNHPSYIEPYQGAATGVGGILRDVFTMGARPVANLNALRFGRPDHPKMKHLVKGVVAGIGGYGNCVGVPTVGGETNFDPAYDGNILVNAMTVGVADQDRIFYSAATGVGNPIVYVGSKTGRDGIHGATMASADFGDDIEEKRPTVQVGDPFVEKLLIEACLELMATDAIVAIQDMGAAGLTSSSVEMATNGKTGIRLDMSAVPCREEGMTPYEMMLSESQERMLMVLKPGKEAMAEAIFTKWELDFAVIGEVTDTQRMELIFEGETVCDIPLGPLAGDAPEYERPYVSKEEYKVWAKVKPLGDIPESTDIGADLLKMMASPALASRRWIWEQYDSQVGADTLQTGGDAAVVRVHGTPKALAMTTDCTPRYCYADPYEGGKQAVAEAYRNLCAVGARPLAITNCLNFGNPQRPEIMAQFVGCLEGMGEACRALDFPIVSGNVSLYNESKATGGGSAILPTPAIGGVGILEDYSKMARTGFAAPDLQILLIGDGTHDLGQSLWLKELHGIQAGDPPQVNLSRERAAGELVRQLIDSALIWSVHDVSDGGVAVACAEMALAGGIGCKLDSIYDVAAEWFNEIQGVYIVTSMNGAQVAAEAHRKGLYCTALGYTGGDAIVFEGPFSASAVPLADLREASDSFFRDWMAT